The nucleotide window TGACATTTTCGCTGATGTTCATGGTCTTTTGGGTATTGGCAATAAGATAATCCAAGGCATTATAAACGCCTTTTGCCCCTTCATTATCGAAGCCACCGGTCATATCGGTATAGGTACCTAAGGCAAGAAATACCGCGTCGTATTGTTCGCTGATCTCGCTAAAGCTGATGTCAGTACCGACATTGGTATTTAATACAAACTCAATGCCCATACCTTCAAATATTTTACGACGGCGGATAACAACTTCTTTTTCCAATTTAAACGATGGAATACCGAAGGTTAACAAGCCACCAATTTCTGACTGTCGATCATATACCGTCGCTTTAACGCCATGGCGAGTTAGTACATCAGCACACGCTAACCCAGCAGGGCCTGCACCTATGACGGCGACTTTCTTGCCGGTATCGACAACATGACTTAAATCAGGTGTCCAACCCATGGCAAATGCTTGATCGGTAATATATTTTTCGATATTACCTATGGTCACGGCGCCAAATTCATCATTCAGCGTACACGCCGATTCACATAATCTGTCTTGTGGACAAACTCGACCACACATCTCTGGTAGCGAGTTGGTTTGGTGACATAGCTCAGCCGCTTCAAGGATTTTGCCTTCGGTGACTAATTCCAGCCATTGCGGAATGTAATTATGAACAGGACATTTCCATTCACAATAGGGATTACCACAATCAAGACAGCGATCCGCCTGACCGGCACTTTGATCTGAACTTAACGGCTGATAAATTTCAACGAAATTGGCTTTGCGTACATCGATAGCTTTCTTTGGCGGATCGATGCGCTTAACGTCAACAAATTGATAAACATTCTTACTCATAACACTGTCCTGCTAGTTTATTGCGCTTGCACTCTCAGCTCTGCCGCACTTCGACTGCGGTGTCCGAGCAAGGTTTTAACATCAGTTGCTTTGGGTTTAACCAATTTAAATTTGCTACTGAATTCGCCAAAGTTTTCTAGAATATAGGCGGCTCTTGGGCTACCTGTTTCTTCAAGATGATGATTGATGATGCCACGTAAATGTTCTTGATGAATGCGTAAATCAACCAACTCCAAGGCTTCAATGGACTCGCCATTCAAACGTTGTTGTAAATCATTTTGTTCATCTAAAACGTAGGCAAAACCACCGGTCATACCGGCACCAAAGTTTAGACCAACGTCGGCTAGGAAGGTGACAACACCACCGGTCATGTATTCACATGCGTGATCGCCTGCGCCTTCAATAACCGCGTGACAGCCTGAGTTACGAACGCCAAAGCGCTCTCCAGCACGACCCGCTGCGTATAGCTTACCGCCGGTTGCACCGTATAAACAGGTATTACCCATAATCGGCGTTAAATGTGTTTGGTAGGTTACACCTTTAGGTGGCATAACCGTCACTTTACCGCCAGCCATACCTTTACCGACATAGTCGTTTGCATCGCCGGTTAAGGTAATGTTTAGTCCGCCAGCATTAAAGCAGGCAAACGATTGTCCAACCGTACCATTTAAGTTTAAGTGAATCGGTGTTGCTGCCATACCTTGGTCGCCGTGATGACGGGCAATCTCGCCAGAAATCAAAGCACCTACAGAACGGTCGGTATTACGAACATTAAAATAAAACTCACCAGGGGTTTTATTGACAATGTTGTCTGATACCTGATCAAGGATACTGTTATTCAGTACTGCTTTATCAAATGGTTCATTGCTTTCGGTTTGATATAAACCGGTATGTTCACTTGCTTTAACCGGCGCAATAATCGCCGACAGATCCAGTTTTTGCTGTTTCGCGGTTTGACCCGGTAATTGTTCAAGTAAATCAGTACGACCAATCAAGTCTTGCAGTGACGCGACACCAAGCTTGGCTAGGATTTCACGTACTTCTTCGGCAACAAATTTAAAGTAATTCATCACCTGTTCTGGCAAGCCTTTAAAATACTCATCACGCAATAATTGGTCTTGCGTGGCAACGCCGGTGGCACAGTTATTAAGGTGACAAATACGTAAGAATTTACACCCTAAAGCGACCATTGGCGCGGTACCAAAACCAAAGCTTTCGGCGCCAAGAATCGCGCCTTTGATAATATCAACGCCGGTTTTCAAACCACCGTCTACTTGCAATCTCACTTTATGGCGTAAACCGTTGGCAACTAACGATTGATGCGCTTCGGATAAACCAAGCTCCCATGGACAACCGGCGTATTTCACGCTGGTTAATGGACTGGCACCAGTACCGCCGTCATAACCTGAGATGGTGATAAAGTCAGCGTACGC belongs to Thalassotalea sp. HSM 43 and includes:
- a CDS encoding FAD-dependent oxidoreductase, yielding MSKNVYQFVDVKRIDPPKKAIDVRKANFVEIYQPLSSDQSAGQADRCLDCGNPYCEWKCPVHNYIPQWLELVTEGKILEAAELCHQTNSLPEMCGRVCPQDRLCESACTLNDEFGAVTIGNIEKYITDQAFAMGWTPDLSHVVDTGKKVAVIGAGPAGLACADVLTRHGVKATVYDRQSEIGGLLTFGIPSFKLEKEVVIRRRKIFEGMGIEFVLNTNVGTDISFSEISEQYDAVFLALGTYTDMTGGFDNEGAKGVYNALDYLIANTQKTMNISENVKPYTSFQNKKVVVLGGGDTAMDCVRTAIRQGATQVTCAYRRDEANMPGSPREVQNAKEEGVKFEFNIQPLDIAVDADGNAVGVKFVKTELGEPDANGRRSPQPVAGSEFVMDADAVVIAFGFLPSPPKWMQDAGVEIDSRGRVVATEHSAFAMQTSKQNIFAGGDMVRGSDLVVTAVDEGRKAAIGILDFVMNEELLHIQQA